The sequence ACTTGAGCAAGAAATTCCTGTGTTTTTTCAATTTGCACCCAGTGTCCACAGTGTGGGAATACATGTAACTCTGCATCTGGGATTAATTGCGCGATTTTCCAGCTTGTTTCTTCTAAAGGAATCACTTGGTCCTCACGTCCATGAATTAATAGAACCGGATGCTTGATGCTTGCTAATTCTTCATCCGTTAAAGCCATCGCATCTAAATGGCGCTGTCTAGGTGCTGGAAACATGCTTGAGAATGCTTCATGAAATCCTTCCTGGATACTTGATTGGTAACGCATTTCGACTAAATCATCATTTGCCGCACTCGTTTGATCATACGCAAAGATTTTAATTAGTTCTTTCATATTTTCAAAGCTTGGCTCATAGCCCCAAACGGCATCTAGGCCTTTTGAAATCGTTGATTTATTTCCAACGCTGCCCATCAAAATAACTTTATTAACAAGATCTGGACGGCGATGAACTAAGTTAAGGGCAATGGCTCCTCCGAAAGAGTTACCAACAATGGAAACTTTCTTCTCACCGATCGTTTCAATGAAATCAATCATATGATTAACCCAAGCATCAATCGAATATTTAATTCCTGCTGGTCTGTCCGTGTATCCAAATCCAACTACATCTGGCGCATAAACATGAAAGTGTTCTGAAAGAGTTGGCAGAGCTAATCGCCAGTTTGCCCATGCGGATACCCCTGGGCCTGAACCGTGGATTAATAGTAGGGCTTCCCCTTGACCTGCTTCATGATAATGTGTACGAATCCCTTTAACATCAATATACTTTCCATTTTCTAATGTCATGATATATCTCCTCCTAGTAGTTGTCTTATATATAGTAATCCAATGTGCCTTGGCGTATTGGTGCCCAGTTTTTAATCGAGCTAGTTCAATAAACTTCATGCCAGAGGCTTTAACTTCATTCATGCAAGTGTTAGCCCCACTAAGGTAAATTGTTAAAAGCTGAAATATACATCACCACAAAAGTGAGAGACTACTGAATGAAGTTAAGCTGGATTAAAACTCCATTTGATGTAACTCCTGACGCAGCCATGTGACCACATCATTTTTATTATTTTCAGTAATTTCATGTGCTGCAGGGTAAATGGTGTATTTTACTGACCCTGCATTTTCACTTAAATAATCATAGTTTTCTCGACCCACGTTTAAACCAAAAATTGGGTCTGATGCACCCTGGCATAGAAATACATGTAAATGATCCACCGATTTTAATGGATATTCTTGTTTTACAAAATCTGGAATATATCCATGCATTGGTACAATACCCTTAATTGAATCACCTAAAACCAACGCAAGTGTCATACTAAGGATTGCTCCTTGACTAAACCCAATGAGATATTTTTTATCAGAGGCAATTGGATATTGATTTGAAGCATAGTCAATGAAACTTTTTAGTTTCTCAACGCTGCTATCAAATAAATCGCGCTCAGGGTTGCCATATCCTTTTAAATAATAGTACGCATACCCGTTTTCATATGTAAGATCACCTTGTACTCCAATGATTATATAATCCTCTTTTAATTCTGATACTAGATCGAGCATGTATCCCTCGTCATAGCCAATTCCATGAAAGGCAAAAATGACTGGATACTTTTTACCCTCTATCATTTTTTCTGGTAAGTGGATTTGATATGAATAGAGGCTTTTCATCTATTTTTCACCTCCGTTCATCGGGTTCATCATGGAGATCCATGATTGTTCCTACATCTATATCCAGCTCTCCCCAATAAATTAATAGCTTAAGAGATAAATAAATTTGATAGCCCACATCTGGGATATTAATATCGGTTTCTAGCAATTCGTTAATTTTTTGCAAGCGGTATCTGAGACCACTAATTGAAAAGTTCATCGCCCGTGTTGTTTTACTTATGTTACAGCCATTGTTTAAATAGTGATAAAGGGTCTTCGTCAATTCCATGTCTTTTTTCTGATCTTCTTCAATTAATTTTTTTAGCTTTTCTTTGATAAATGTTAGCAGACGCTCATTTTCCATTTGGAAAATAATTCCCTCAATGCCTAAGTATTCAAAGAAAACAACTTTTTGAAAATGGTTGGCAATTTTTAGGGCAGATCTGCTTTCATCATAAAGACGAGAAGCTTCTTCTATTTTCGATGCATTGGAACTAATGCCAAACTTAAAATCAAGAGAAGGATATTTATTTGAAAAATAATCGTACATGGTCTGACAGAACTTTTTCTTATTGCCTTCGCCTTTTAACGTAAAGTCCTCAGATAAAAAGATCAGCATTTTCCCTGATTTTTGCCCTAATAATGCATTGATTTTTCGATCTTTGAGAAATTGAGAAATTTCCTTAATTAAACCATCATTAAACTCCAGTTCATCTTTGAAGCTTAACTCCTGATGATTCGGAGAGATCGCAATCATGAAATAAGGATCTTTTAATTGAAAACCAACATAATACGACCTTTTTAAAAATTCCTCAAGGGTCATTCGATTAGAAAGAATGTCATCTAAAAGGTTGCCTTGCATCCGTAGTTCTGTCTGTACTCGGGTCCGCTCATTAAACAAATAGAGGGAAATCGCTAAGGCTCCTTGTTCGATTATTAACTTGTCTACTTCCTGTAACTTCACATTATCTTTATATATAAAAGAACAGTACGCCACTACGTTTTTTCGAAGGTAAATCGGCGTAATCAGTCTTTGGTAATCGTCAAAATCATGGTAAATTTCCGTACGGTTTAGAGGTGTGAAAGGAGCTTTCTTTCCCTTATTCAATCGTTCTCTAACCTTACTTAAATAATAATCCCCTTCTTTTTCTGATAATCCCGCTATTGTAATCAGTTCAAGGTTTTCACTTTCAATGAGAACGGGTAAACCGGTATGCTGATTAAGTGCTTTTGCAATCCCGTGCAGATCATTCTCTTTTAACAATACGTCCACGAGTTTTTGCTGAACGTCGTATGCTTTACTTAAATTGTCCCGTTCAACTTTTAGCTTTTTAAACGTTTCATTTAATTCATTAATAATCGAATTTTCTTCATAAAATTTTAATTCGTGGTCAATGGCTCCGGCCCATTCATCTACCGTTTGGCAAATGACTTGACAATGATCATGGCCCATTGCTTTACACTTTTTTTCAATGGCAATTACTTTTTTCCCTAGAATATTGGACAAATATCCACTTGCATAACCAATTAATGTATGGCAAACCGGCTCATCACTAAAGCCATATCGCTTAATATGCTCTTCGGCTTCGTAGGAATTTTTCCAAATCGCATCATGATAAAGCGTTCCTTTATGAAAGTCCGCCTCCACTCTGCCACTTATGGCTTCTTCAATATATCCATGGGATGTATGCATTTTAGGACCCGCTAGCAACATCTCATGTCGATCATCCCACGTTAACTCCTTCACCTTTTCGGCGTCATAGACCCCTGTATGCCACCCATATCTTAGAAGGAAACCTTTTGTTCGTTCCAAACCAATGGTTTCAAGAAGCTCATGCCGGAGCAATCCGACTGAAGCTGCTGGGATTGATACCATTCTCTCTTGGGGTTCCTTTTGATTAGACGGACTTAATTTTTTATAAAATAGTTCTAGTTTCAATTCATCAGCCTTCATTTTCCCACCCCGTTGTTGAACTAAATGTACTCTGAGCTGTAGGGTCTTAGGGCTAGAATTTTTTTACCCAATTAATTCCTTAGACGTATCTAATAGAATTTCTAAATTGCCTTTTGGATATGTTTTACAAGCAAGGATAAACCCCTGCTCTCTTTCTTCGTTAGGCAGGACAGCGACTGAACAACGGCCACGTTCAAACTCACCTTTTTCTACCTTAACTTTACACATCCCGCAGCCGCCTCCTTTACAGGCGTATGGGATATTCACCCCGTTCCTTCGCGCTCCATCAAGTACACTTTCAATATCATTGCTGTTCCATTGAACATCAGATTGATCGGTAATCTTTATTGTAAACATCGTATTCCCTCCCTATTTACTGAAAAATGGAAAGGAATTTTGGTAAAAAATATAGCAGAAAGGTATGTTCTATTTAAACATTCTATATTTTTAGACCAAAACCCTCTTTCCTTCCTCAGTTATTTCTATTTGTTAATTGTTTGGCCCATATGTCTGGGGTCAAAATCGCAATCATGAATTAAAGTTTTACCAAGTTGGATGTGCAGGTCCGCCAAATTGCACGCTTCCGTATGAACCCATTGCATCTTCCCAAAGCTGCGTTGGATGGGAAGCAAATGCGATGACATCCCTTACAAATAACTCAACTGGATCTCCTTTGAAAATCGATGTTCCACCTAGTGTTAGAATGGTTTTCAATGCCATTTCTGCTGCCATTTTCGAAGCTTGTGATCGAATCGCAAACAGTTCCATGCGTTCTTCCTCACTTGCGACTGTTTTTCCTTCTTCTTGGAATTGTTGAAGAACTTCAAGATAACGACTCATTAACCCCTCTACCTGTTGACGCTGAATCTTCATCTCAGCTAGCACACGCTGACTACCAGAACCGTTTTTCTCGTTCTTCCCTCCATTAAATACGCGAACGCGTTTTTCGGTACGTTCTTGGAAAATCTCAATTAGACGATCCATAATGCCTAATGATGTAGCAGGGAATGCCGCTAAGAACATCTGCATAAATGGCATACGGTAAATAGGGTCTTGTGGATCATACTGTCCACCCGCCGGTTTTCCCTGGCCAAAAATATCTTTACCACGCAGGATTAGATGTTCAGGGATATATGCACCATCTACATGAACTCCATTACTTCCCGTCGCTCTCATCCCTAATGTATCCCAGTTTTCAACCAATTTAAGATTAGGATCTGAAACCCTTAATACAGGCATAACATACTCAGTTCCTTCTCCTAGATCAGCCATTGCTCCTAGACCAATCCATTCACTCCATAGAACACCGCTTGCAAAGTTCCATTCACCGTATAAACGGTACCCGTCTCCGTCCTTTTCCATACGTCCAATTGGCGCAAAAACATCCGCAATCAATTCATGTTTACCAAGAACTTCTTCTCTCCCTTTTGGAGGGAGATAACCTGGCCATATATCATGTATCGCAAAAAAGTTTGTTAACCATGCTGCAGCCACACTACGACTTGCAACCTTTCTCACAATTTTAGTAAATGGTTCGACACCAATAAATGTACCGCCATATTGTTCCGGACGCATTAATTTATTAATCCCACCTTCTACAATTGCCTCCGCAACCTTTGGTGAGAAACGACCATTTTTATCCGCTTCCAGTGCCTCTGCCTCCGCAACTTTACCGATTTTTTCCGCTACCGCTAACCAGTGCTCCATATCTACCTTTTTTTGTGTTAATTCGCTTACAGTTGTCATTCAACATTCCTCCTCTAATTAATGGATATATAGGGCTTCACAAGATTTCATATACAGGGTCATACTCCTCGTAAAGTTATGATTAAAACTGATATGAGTAATCGTTTTATAAATTGATATACAGCTACTTTTCAAACTATTAAACTATTAAGTAAGTGCTCTTCCAAAGGATTCCACCATTTCTTTTCTATGGTAGAAGATACCTTGTGCGATTTTATCTTCAGTCCAAGTAATCGTAGGGAAGTCTGGATATGTGATATAGCCTCCAGAGTACGCTTCGTTACGGTTTCCAGATGGATCAAAGAAGTAAGTTGTTTCTGCTCTTGTAATCGCATGACGAGTTGGTGTTACTTCAATCGGCACATCAAATCTAGCCAAACGGTCAGCCGCTTTTAACACATCGTACCAACTCTCAACCTTAAAGGCTGCATGGTGTAATTTCGCATCTGGCCCTTTAATGAAGGCAAGATCATGAGCCTTTCCATTCTGGGCATGCATAAAGCTTCCAACTATATCTTCCCCATCCATCGTCTCGATTCTTTCACTTTGGAACATGCCAAGTGCTTCGAGGAAGAAGCGCGTAACCGTTTTCAAATCATTCCCCGTTAAAAGAACATGATCTAAACGATGCGGAGCGATCCCTCTTTGTTCTTCAGGCCAAGGGTGAGGATTGAATGTACCTGTTTCTTTACCTAGAAATTCAATTTCATGGTAAAGTTCCATTTTATGTCCTGTTGGGAGTGTAACACGAAGTGCTTCTCCTTCAGCAATTCGGGTTCCCTTTGTTATTCGTTCAACCGTACAACCGAACTGTTCGACCTTTTTCTCGTAATAGGCAAGATCATCATCGTTTTGTACTTTTAAACCAAAATGGTCAAGTCCTGGTGAGTCTGCCTCTTGTAACACAAGGCTATGGTGATCAAACTCATCCCAAGCCTTTAAATATACCCTGCCTTCACTTCTACCCACTACATCTAATCCAATAATATTTGTATAATATTTAACTGCTTCCTCAAGATCTAGTACTCTTAATTCAGCTCTACCGATTCGCATAATTGACATGTTCTACAACTCCTTGTTCTATTAGAATGACTGGAATTTCTTTCACTGTATACAGTTTACTATTTATAATTTTCAGAATATACACTGAAAACTGCTAACTTTTTATTAAATTACACATTTTTTTAGTATGTTTTATACTAATGATTAGACAACACATATGATTTAAGGCTATAAACGAGTCGTTTATAGCCTTAAAATGCGGTTAGAATTATTCCTTTTTCTCCTTATTTTCGGCGCGCAAAGTCAACGAATCGAAATTTGTCTGGACGATGGCGAGATTCTGTATATTGGAACAAGCTTGCATCATCTAAGTAGACATAGTTTTTGACCACCACGATACTGTGAAACCCGTCTAGGTCTAGATAGCGTCGATCCTCTTCAGTAGGTTCTTCTATAGTAATTTCCTTTTTAGCAAACGAAATTGTTAGTCCTACGACTTCCTCGATATATTCATAAATCGAGTCTTGGCAAATCTCTTTTGTTAATGAAGGGGCATATTTTTCAATAAGTGTATCTTTATCAAGGATGATCTTTTCTCCATCAATCTCTCGAACACGAAACACTTGCCATATCCTTTCTGCTTCGTCCAACTTTAACTTTTTCCCCAGATCCGGAGAAACTGTTTTTTTCACAAATTCTACTACATGGGGTTTTTGTCCTGCCACCCATTTTTTGGGCTAACTCTTTAAAGCTCACCAACCCTGAAATTGGAAAATCAAATTTTGATACATCTAGTACAATTGAACCTTTCCCTTGCACTTTATGAATATATCCATCCTCAGACAGCATGTTCAATGCTTTACGGATCGTTTCCCTTGAAGCTGAATACATATCTACTAATTCATTTTCTGAAGGTAACAAATCACCCTCTTGAAAATGACGGTTTCTAATTTTTTCAGCAAGATCTTCTTTTATTTTTAAAAATTTATTTTTCCTCATCATAATCACCACCTCCATTATACCTATAATCTTGGATGATGAAACATCTGATTTTTCTTAAAAACCATTGATTAAAATAAACAAAATCATAAAATTACACTCAAAAAATGATAGAAATAACCAGCTAAGATGAAACGGGTGAACTAGTGTTAAATTTCAATATCATGAAAGAGAATCAAAAAAGGGATATAGAAAGAATTGAAGGCAACATCCCTCCTCTTGTTTCAAAAAAAGACAAACTGCATATAGTATATAAATTGTTTTTTTGATAAGGGGGGATTATTTTGCATTCGAAAAAATATAAATTTAAGCGCAGAAATGTGAATGGAGAATTTAAGGTTGAAGGGCATTGCATTCCTTATGAAGCGCCTTGTCATGATTGCAGCGATGATCATGATCATAATAATCACCGTTTAAATCTTGCAGGGTTGAAGGATCATTTAAATTATAAATTATTAACAATGAGTGATTGTGAGTTGGTTATTCATACAACGATAGGCACCCATACACATCAGGAAAAAGGGAAAATATATAATGTAGGAATTGATTTTATCGAAATTAAAAACCATAACGATCAGATTATCACGATTTTAAAAGATAAAATTAGTCATATTACAGTAGAAGAAGATTGCAAATACGACGATGAAGATAAATAAGGCGCTTGTTTAAAGTGAGAAGAAATTCTCACTTTTTTTGTTGCTGCTAAATTACCCTCCTTTAATAACACCAAAAAAGACCTTCTCCCTATTTTTTAAAAAATGTGCAGATGACTAACACTTTTATTGAAAATTAATACAATACATTGATGAAGGTTTTGTTTTGAGAAGGAGGACTATAAAATGGATGAAGCAATTTTACCTGAAAACCAATTGTTTAAAGATATGCTTGGGAGAGAAATTTTACTTGTGACTAAAAGTAAACAATTAAATATACTTGGTCAAACATTTCGGCCTATTTTTACCGGGACTGTTTCAGAGGTAACCAATGGATATATTACGTTAAATCCAGTCATTATTAAAATGCATAATGCGCAATTTTTTCACTTTCCAACCCCACTTAGTTTTCCAATTGAACAAATTTCAATTTTTACTGAATTTGATCCTAAACGAAGGATCCCAATTGTTTAAAAGGATTTTTATCAAGCATGCTCAACGACTATAGGATATTCTAGTCAGGCTAGATATCAGGATGTTGCGGCTGAAATATGATAAAAATTCATACACAAATTCAACAGGGTGATTTGATTAAGCTTCAAAAATATAGGTAAGGTGAGGGTGAGACAATGAACTCTTCTGAGATGAAAGCTTTAGCCGAACAGTTTGGAATGGAAGGAACAAATATTCATGCGATTCGCAGGGCTGTAGTAAGTCAAACTTTTCAACAGAACAAAAAAAATAGAGCACTGATTTTAATTGCTCCTTATCCCTTTTTAGTCATTGGAAAAATTAAAAAAGTTGAAAGTGACTATCTTGTCATTGAAGGTGAAGTAACCAATATTAACGAATTAGATGGCGAAACTTTTCGTATTCATATCGATGAAATTGAAGTTTTTTATATTGAACGAGATGGTAAACCAATTCCAGACATAAGGGATGGTAAATATGATTAGAAGATTTCATATTGTTGCTATTCCCATCAGGATTGTTGTAAACCGATTTGGCGATCACGATCCTAATGGAATGATTTATGTATTAAAAGAAAATGAAAGCATGATTAAAAGAAAGGTAGAACTCAATCCCTATACACCTGTCGATTTAGTGGAACCATTAGTTATTCGGGCAAATGTGGGAGATACGATTGAAGTCTTATTTGAAAATCAATTACGTTTTCCAACATCGATGCATATTCAAGATGCTGAATACGATGTTCTTCGTTCGGACGGTGCTTTTGTAGGATATAATCCGAACACAACTGTACAACCTGGTAAAACAATCATGTACAAATGGCATGTAGATCATGAAGGGATTCACTTCTTTTCAGATATGGGAAATACGTTATCAAGTGAAGCAGGATCACATGTACATGGACTCTTTGGTGCCTTATTTGTTGAACCAAGAGGATCCTGGTGGACAGATCCTATAACCGGCAAACCAATAAATAGTGGAAATTTCGCGGATATTCACAACCCATTGCTTCCGTCTTTTAGAGAATTTGGTTGGTTTTTCCATGATGAAATGGAAGTTGATGATTTAACTGGGAACCCCCCTATTAATCCTCATACTCTCCAACCAGAAGCAACCCATCTTATCAATTATCGTGCGGACCCCATGCGAAACAGAATGAAGCTTATCCACGAAGGAGTTGTATGCCCTGACTGCGCAGGAGAAGAAGTTCATCACGACTCATGGGTTTTTGGGGATCCAGACACACCTATTTTACGCACCTATGTAGGAGATCCCATTAAAATTCGCCTGATTAATGCAGGGGTTAAAGAGACCCACTCGTTCCATTACCATGTTCATCAATGGCTGTTTGAGCCTACGGACCAAGATTCTGAAATTCTTGATGTGCAGGCCATTTCTCCACAAACCCAATTTACAGTTACTCCCGCTTATGGTGCAGGAAGTTTACAAGGGGCCTTCGGTGATTCTGTTATTCACTGTCACCTTTATCCACATTTTCATGAAGGGATGTGGGGAATCCAACGGAATTTTGATACCCTCCAGGATGGAAGCCAATGTTACCCAAATGGGGTTCAAATTAAGGCACTGAAACCTTTGCCTGGAAGACCATTGCCGCCAAAACCAACACTTGAGCGTCCAGGTTATCCTAACTTTATTCCCGGAATTCCTGGCAAAAAGGCACCCCGTCCACCTTTGGCAATTATTGGCGGTAGAGAAGCCACAGAAATTGAAAGAAATCATTTTGCGCCAAATGCACGACCTGGTGCTGTGTTTGTTAATCCTGCAACTCCTGGCGTGACTCCGGAACGGGAATTTCATGTTGTCCTTATCCAAATGCCCATTGTCTATAACGAGCATGGGTGGCATGATCCAGAAGGACGTCTATATGTATTGGCTGAGGATGAAGAAGCTGTATGTTCAGGCAGGAAAAAGCCTGAGCCCCTTGTACTCCGTGCGAATGCAGGAGAAGTCATCCGCTTTAAATTTACCAATAAGTTACCTGAGACCATTGGAGGAAATGCTTTTCAATTAGTTAACCGAACTTATGAAGCAGGCATGCATGTACACTTTGTTAAATTTGATCCACTTGTCTCAGACGGTTCAAATGTAGGCTGGAATTATGATGCAAGCGTCCTTCCAGGTGAAACGATTCAATACCAATGGTTTGCAGACGTTGAATTAAAAGCCACCTTTTGGCATGATCATTTATTTGCCAATGAACATCAGCAGCATGGTGTGTTTGCCAGTATCAATATTCAACCGAGGGGGTCTGAGTTCTTAGATTCTCGAACAGGCAAAAAATTAAAATCTGGTACTCAAGCTACAATCGTTAATCCATTAATACCAGATTACCGTGAATTTACTTTATTTGTTCATGACTTTGCCTTGTTGTTTGATAAAGATGGCTGTCCGTTAAATCCACCACCATTTCCAGGATCCCATGATGACCCAGGTGTTATTGGAATTAATTACCGAAATGAACCCATTCAATACCGTTTAAAAGAACCTGACCATGATCCTGCCTATGTATTCAGCTCATGGATACATGGAGATCCCGTTACACCACTTTTA is a genomic window of Niallia sp. XMNu-256 containing:
- a CDS encoding catechol 2,3-dioxygenase codes for the protein MSIMRIGRAELRVLDLEEAVKYYTNIIGLDVVGRSEGRVYLKAWDEFDHHSLVLQEADSPGLDHFGLKVQNDDDLAYYEKKVEQFGCTVERITKGTRIAEGEALRVTLPTGHKMELYHEIEFLGKETGTFNPHPWPEEQRGIAPHRLDHVLLTGNDLKTVTRFFLEALGMFQSERIETMDGEDIVGSFMHAQNGKAHDLAFIKGPDAKLHHAAFKVESWYDVLKAADRLARFDVPIEVTPTRHAITRAETTYFFDPSGNRNEAYSGGYITYPDFPTITWTEDKIAQGIFYHRKEMVESFGRALT
- a CDS encoding acyl-CoA dehydrogenase, with the translated sequence MTTVSELTQKKVDMEHWLAVAEKIGKVAEAEALEADKNGRFSPKVAEAIVEGGINKLMRPEQYGGTFIGVEPFTKIVRKVASRSVAAAWLTNFFAIHDIWPGYLPPKGREEVLGKHELIADVFAPIGRMEKDGDGYRLYGEWNFASGVLWSEWIGLGAMADLGEGTEYVMPVLRVSDPNLKLVENWDTLGMRATGSNGVHVDGAYIPEHLILRGKDIFGQGKPAGGQYDPQDPIYRMPFMQMFLAAFPATSLGIMDRLIEIFQERTEKRVRVFNGGKNEKNGSGSQRVLAEMKIQRQQVEGLMSRYLEVLQQFQEEGKTVASEEERMELFAIRSQASKMAAEMALKTILTLGGTSIFKGDPVELFVRDVIAFASHPTQLWEDAMGSYGSVQFGGPAHPTW
- a CDS encoding 2Fe-2S iron-sulfur cluster-binding protein, with product MFTIKITDQSDVQWNSNDIESVLDGARRNGVNIPYACKGGGCGMCKVKVEKGEFERGRCSVAVLPNEEREQGFILACKTYPKGNLEILLDTSKELIG
- a CDS encoding alpha/beta hydrolase, which codes for MTLENGKYIDVKGIRTHYHEAGQGEALLLIHGSGPGVSAWANWRLALPTLSEHFHVYAPDVVGFGYTDRPAGIKYSIDAWVNHMIDFIETIGEKKVSIVGNSFGGAIALNLVHRRPDLVNKVILMGSVGNKSTISKGLDAVWGYEPSFENMKELIKIFAYDQTSAANDDLVEMRYQSSIQEGFHEAFSSMFPAPRQRHLDAMALTDEELASIKHPVLLIHGREDQVIPLEETSWKIAQLIPDAELHVFPHCGHWVQIEKTQEFLAQVIGFLNQAKTAETV
- a CDS encoding multicopper oxidase domain-containing protein — encoded protein: MIRRFHIVAIPIRIVVNRFGDHDPNGMIYVLKENESMIKRKVELNPYTPVDLVEPLVIRANVGDTIEVLFENQLRFPTSMHIQDAEYDVLRSDGAFVGYNPNTTVQPGKTIMYKWHVDHEGIHFFSDMGNTLSSEAGSHVHGLFGALFVEPRGSWWTDPITGKPINSGNFADIHNPLLPSFREFGWFFHDEMEVDDLTGNPPINPHTLQPEATHLINYRADPMRNRMKLIHEGVVCPDCAGEEVHHDSWVFGDPDTPILRTYVGDPIKIRLINAGVKETHSFHYHVHQWLFEPTDQDSEILDVQAISPQTQFTVTPAYGAGSLQGAFGDSVIHCHLYPHFHEGMWGIQRNFDTLQDGSQCYPNGVQIKALKPLPGRPLPPKPTLERPGYPNFIPGIPGKKAPRPPLAIIGGREATEIERNHFAPNARPGAVFVNPATPGVTPEREFHVVLIQMPIVYNEHGWHDPEGRLYVLAEDEEAVCSGRKKPEPLVLRANAGEVIRFKFTNKLPETIGGNAFQLVNRTYEAGMHVHFVKFDPLVSDGSNVGWNYDASVLPGETIQYQWFADVELKATFWHDHLFANEHQQHGVFASINIQPRGSEFLDSRTGKKLKSGTQATIVNPLIPDYREFTLFVHDFALLFDKDGCPLNPPPFPGSHDDPGVIGINYRNEPIQYRLKEPDHDPAYVFSSWIHGDPVTPLLETYNGDPVRIRLLQGAHEDSHSFNLHRQRWRRERPDLDSEIDQHQHIAIAESFTFEFDIEGEGDFDMLYHFGTVDDIWLGNWGILRSYEKRVKHLIPLLDRQPPEKRKEPLPKPTGKKPPMAKVPDIILPHHGKVQKFDIVALDGKIFYNKYKDHDPYGIVFAHKKDVADIISGKLNPEPLIIRANHGDYVEITLTNRLTGHFYHDKEHGYPFVPVDAPFPPSKRISLHTQLAAYDVRYSDGATVGFNLDQTVGPGESITYRWYIDQDFGSANLWDMADIRNHRHHGAFGLLISEPRGSKYLNTLNRDPLKIAGNQIIISNPILPEFREFALMMHDGIRLLDKDGKLIIDPRPLFSSMDEDGLPDPEEQGSRAFNYRNERFSHRIDNIEEVYSVFSSIKHGDPSTPIFLAHAGDPVTIRFITPADKPRAHAFALHGHRWMRSQNDINSSLISVKGQNISGSNDDFFLIHGAGSLFNKPGDYMYRSGNIRWDIELGMWGIMRVLEKSNHLIAPLKSHSTFHVNGGDPNE
- a CDS encoding XylR N-terminal domain-containing protein — protein: MKADELKLELFYKKLSPSNQKEPQERMVSIPAASVGLLRHELLETIGLERTKGFLLRYGWHTGVYDAEKVKELTWDDRHEMLLAGPKMHTSHGYIEEAISGRVEADFHKGTLYHDAIWKNSYEAEEHIKRYGFSDEPVCHTLIGYASGYLSNILGKKVIAIEKKCKAMGHDHCQVICQTVDEWAGAIDHELKFYEENSIINELNETFKKLKVERDNLSKAYDVQQKLVDVLLKENDLHGIAKALNQHTGLPVLIESENLELITIAGLSEKEGDYYLSKVRERLNKGKKAPFTPLNRTEIYHDFDDYQRLITPIYLRKNVVAYCSFIYKDNVKLQEVDKLIIEQGALAISLYLFNERTRVQTELRMQGNLLDDILSNRMTLEEFLKRSYYVGFQLKDPYFMIAISPNHQELSFKDELEFNDGLIKEISQFLKDRKINALLGQKSGKMLIFLSEDFTLKGEGNKKKFCQTMYDYFSNKYPSLDFKFGISSNASKIEEASRLYDESRSALKIANHFQKVVFFEYLGIEGIIFQMENERLLTFIKEKLKKLIEEDQKKDMELTKTLYHYLNNGCNISKTTRAMNFSISGLRYRLQKINELLETDINIPDVGYQIYLSLKLLIYWGELDIDVGTIMDLHDEPDERR
- a CDS encoding alpha/beta hydrolase-fold protein — encoded protein: MKSLYSYQIHLPEKMIEGKKYPVIFAFHGIGYDEGYMLDLVSELKEDYIIIGVQGDLTYENGYAYYYLKGYGNPERDLFDSSVEKLKSFIDYASNQYPIASDKKYLIGFSQGAILSMTLALVLGDSIKGIVPMHGYIPDFVKQEYPLKSVDHLHVFLCQGASDPIFGLNVGRENYDYLSENAGSVKYTIYPAAHEITENNKNDVVTWLRQELHQMEF